From the genome of Scytonema hofmannii PCC 7110, one region includes:
- a CDS encoding response regulator, translating into MSNNLKIGHLDRDVKDTHSLDDLRILVVDDDPDSSMLLAFILESYGSQVMIASSSIEALGILKEFEPNFLISDIVMPQVDGYSLIRRIRNLDSPLRTIPSVAVTVVKPEEGHKLALISGFQAYLIKPVDPDNLITEINKLTVSTENFNCD; encoded by the coding sequence ATGTCAAATAATTTAAAGATTGGTCATCTTGATCGCGACGTAAAAGATACGCACTCTTTAGATGATTTACGTATTCTTGTAGTAGATGACGATCCGGATAGCAGTATGTTACTTGCTTTTATTCTTGAAAGTTATGGTAGTCAAGTAATGATTGCATCGTCATCCATAGAAGCGTTGGGAATATTAAAAGAATTTGAACCGAATTTTTTAATTTCCGATATTGTTATGCCGCAAGTGGACGGTTATTCATTAATTCGCCGAATTAGAAATCTTGATTCTCCACTAAGAACGATTCCCAGCGTGGCGGTAACAGTTGTAAAACCAGAAGAAGGACACAAATTGGCTTTAATATCAGGGTTTCAAGCTTACTTGATTAAACCAGTAGACCCCGATAATTTAATCACAGAAATCAATAAACTTACCGTTTCTACAGAAAACTTTAATTGTGATTGA
- a CDS encoding class I SAM-dependent methyltransferase, protein MNTQQANDFDKISLTAFMVSLAREFTDIPYAGELAKLVEAQRFIELYLPQNQDKSVLLTARVEARYKAINQVMAQYQITQILELASGLLPRGMNLSCDPNITFIETDLPAMIRCKQQLVQQLIGERPNLHFVEIDATSSPSHFLKSTVHLKAEQPVMLLCEGLLTHLTLSEKQQVCTNVREMLHAYGGVWITPDFIDTPSFSRSLQNDPDLQKLIQIGTNFTGRSLVDNNFATPDQARQFAYEQGFRVVEYSMLNVINELSSLKILGVDAEVVKKMLTTQFVFALTLDIAD, encoded by the coding sequence ATGAACACACAGCAAGCCAATGACTTCGACAAAATTAGCCTCACTGCTTTTATGGTGAGCTTAGCCAGAGAGTTTACAGATATTCCCTATGCTGGGGAGTTGGCAAAATTGGTAGAAGCGCAAAGATTCATAGAGCTATATTTACCGCAAAATCAAGACAAGAGCGTTTTGCTAACCGCACGTGTGGAAGCTCGCTACAAAGCTATTAACCAAGTCATGGCTCAATATCAAATAACCCAAATTCTAGAACTTGCATCTGGTTTGCTACCGCGTGGTATGAACTTATCTTGTGACCCTAACATCACTTTTATTGAAACCGATTTGCCTGCAATGATTCGCTGTAAACAACAATTGGTTCAGCAACTCATTGGGGAACGTCCCAATCTGCACTTTGTAGAAATTGATGCTACTAGCAGTCCCAGCCATTTTTTAAAAAGTACCGTGCATTTAAAAGCAGAACAGCCAGTCATGCTTTTGTGTGAGGGGCTTCTGACACACCTTACACTCTCAGAAAAACAACAAGTATGCACCAACGTCCGAGAAATGCTTCACGCTTACGGTGGAGTCTGGATTACCCCTGATTTCATTGACACACCTAGCTTTTCGCGATCGCTACAAAATGACCCAGATTTACAAAAGCTAATACAAATAGGAACCAACTTTACAGGTAGGTCTTTAGTAGATAATAATTTTGCAACTCCCGACCAAGCGCGACAATTCGCTTACGAACAAGGCTTCCGCGTAGTGGAGTATAGTATGCTGAACGTAATCAACGAGTTAAGCTCCTTGAAAATTTTAGGCGTTGATGCAGAAGTGGTTAAGAAAATGCTCACCACTCAGTTTGTCTTTGCTCTGACTCTTGATATCGCTGATTGA
- a CDS encoding antibiotic biosynthesis monooxygenase family protein has protein sequence MILEVAILQVKPGKAPEFETAFKLASSAIASMHGYINHELQRCLEVENRYILLVRWEKLEDHTVGFRQSPEYQQWRQLLHHFYEPFPTVEHYEMVMTSQIS, from the coding sequence ATGATTTTAGAAGTTGCAATTCTCCAGGTAAAACCCGGAAAAGCTCCTGAATTTGAAACAGCTTTCAAGCTAGCTTCATCAGCGATCGCTTCAATGCATGGCTATATTAATCACGAGCTACAACGATGCTTGGAAGTAGAAAATCGGTACATTTTACTAGTGCGTTGGGAAAAATTAGAAGACCATACAGTTGGTTTTCGTCAATCCCCAGAATATCAACAATGGCGTCAATTATTGCACCATTTTTACGAGCCGTTTCCGACAGTTGAACATTATGAAATGGTAATGACTAGCCAAATATCATAA
- a CDS encoding DUF4870 domain-containing protein, with the protein MQVTNDSDKRKLLSSLSHGAIFFSTTLFSIGIPIVINLISDDPVVKSNATESINFHFNVWFWATVIGVPIGILSWLTFGLGGILFFPVVAFGFALHWGLTIWALLHCFSKPDEPFRYPFIFRLF; encoded by the coding sequence ATGCAAGTTACAAACGATTCTGATAAGCGCAAATTGCTATCATCTCTGTCTCATGGTGCGATTTTCTTCAGCACAACATTGTTTTCGATTGGGATTCCAATTGTGATTAACTTAATTTCGGATGATCCAGTTGTTAAAAGTAACGCGACAGAATCAATTAATTTTCACTTCAATGTTTGGTTCTGGGCGACTGTCATTGGAGTGCCAATTGGAATTTTATCTTGGCTGACCTTTGGTCTTGGTGGAATTTTATTCTTTCCAGTTGTTGCTTTTGGCTTTGCACTACATTGGGGGCTGACAATTTGGGCATTGTTACATTGTTTTAGCAAGCCTGATGAACCGTTCCGTTATCCGTTCATTTTTCGACTTTTTTAA
- the rsgA gene encoding ribosome small subunit-dependent GTPase A, which translates to MNLNCLGWSDFFASSFEPLRKEGFTVGRVAIEHKNTYVLYSDRGELSAEVTGKLRYQATESTDFPAVGDWVVIQVRDSERRATIQAILPRKSKFSRKTVGGKTEEQIVATNVDTVFLVSGLDGDFNPRRIERYLITAWDSGANPVIILNKADLCDRLEQCVAEVEAISLGVPIVVLSASTSQGLDGLKPYLQSGQTVALLGSSGVGKSTIANQLIGTDVQTVQAVRKGDNRGKHTTTYRELILLPTGGLIVDTPGMRELQVWSGDEGLQETFADIEMFVQQCRFRNCQHEREPGCAVQQALDEGTLDYRRFLNYQKLQKELNYLARKQDQRLNLLEKERWKKIHKEIRNYKKR; encoded by the coding sequence ATGAATTTGAATTGTTTGGGCTGGAGCGATTTTTTTGCTTCTAGCTTTGAACCATTACGCAAAGAAGGATTTACTGTTGGTAGGGTTGCGATTGAACATAAAAATACTTACGTCCTTTACAGCGATCGCGGAGAACTTTCAGCAGAAGTTACAGGTAAACTGAGATACCAAGCGACTGAATCAACAGATTTTCCTGCTGTAGGGGATTGGGTTGTTATTCAGGTGAGAGATTCTGAAAGACGAGCAACTATCCAGGCAATTTTGCCGAGAAAAAGCAAATTTTCCCGCAAGACTGTAGGTGGTAAAACGGAAGAACAAATCGTTGCTACCAACGTTGACACGGTGTTTTTAGTCTCAGGATTGGATGGAGACTTTAATCCCAGAAGAATCGAACGTTACCTAATTACAGCTTGGGATAGCGGGGCGAATCCTGTTATCATTCTTAATAAAGCAGACTTGTGCGATCGCCTGGAACAGTGTGTGGCGGAGGTGGAAGCGATCTCACTTGGTGTACCCATTGTAGTTTTAAGTGCCAGTACCTCTCAAGGATTGGATGGCTTAAAGCCTTACCTCCAATCCGGACAAACAGTGGCTTTGTTGGGATCGTCTGGTGTTGGCAAATCTACGATCGCCAATCAATTGATAGGAACAGATGTTCAAACTGTGCAAGCGGTAAGAAAAGGAGACAATCGAGGGAAGCACACAACCACCTATCGAGAGTTAATTTTACTGCCAACAGGTGGCTTGATTGTAGATACCCCAGGTATGCGGGAACTCCAAGTTTGGTCGGGAGACGAGGGGTTGCAGGAAACATTTGCAGATATCGAAATGTTTGTACAACAATGTCGTTTCCGAAATTGCCAGCACGAGCGCGAACCTGGTTGTGCAGTGCAGCAAGCATTGGATGAAGGAACACTTGACTATCGAAGGTTCCTGAACTATCAAAAGTTGCAAAAAGAACTTAATTATCTTGCTCGCAAGCAAGACCAAAGGTTGAATTTATTGGAGAAAGAACGATGGAAGAAAATTCATAAAGAGATCCGAAATTACAAAAAGCGTTGA
- a CDS encoding SGNH/GDSL hydrolase family protein: MKKELLTAGFFLFSLTLPLKASAAFSQFNVFGDSLSDTGNVFNVTQQFSPTGAIPPSPPYFQGRFSNNKVWVDYLGEAIGLTPTLFTNLGSTVPTQGVNFAFGGSTSGQDNAFVPGVPGVLAQVGGFTQPFLTTNQKVEANGLYAVWGGGNDYLFGKNPNVAQTVKNISDSVGLLAQAGAKNILVFNLPDLGKTPIALGSVNSPTLNAATNAHNAALATSVASLSNTIPGVNIIPVDINSLFNRAIANPGEFGFKDVTTSCVVYRIVTNEVLKTCDNPNDFLFFDEVHPTTNAHKLVAETALAAIRAKSVPEPSTTFGMLALGALGAAAMFKYRRKQLAATRTKSNP, translated from the coding sequence ATGAAAAAAGAACTCTTGACAGCAGGATTTTTCCTCTTCTCTTTGACTTTACCCCTAAAAGCTTCTGCGGCCTTTAGCCAATTTAATGTATTTGGTGATAGCCTGTCGGATACTGGTAATGTATTCAATGTCACTCAGCAATTCTCGCCTACAGGTGCGATTCCTCCAAGCCCGCCTTACTTTCAAGGACGTTTTTCCAACAATAAGGTTTGGGTAGACTACCTTGGAGAAGCTATAGGATTAACCCCCACTTTATTCACCAATCTGGGTAGTACGGTTCCAACCCAAGGTGTCAACTTTGCTTTTGGTGGGTCTACCAGCGGTCAAGACAATGCTTTTGTTCCTGGCGTACCAGGAGTGCTGGCGCAAGTCGGCGGGTTTACGCAACCCTTTTTAACAACTAACCAAAAGGTAGAAGCAAATGGACTCTATGCTGTGTGGGGAGGTGGAAACGATTACCTATTCGGTAAAAATCCTAACGTTGCTCAGACAGTAAAGAATATATCAGATTCAGTAGGTTTACTTGCCCAAGCGGGTGCCAAAAATATTTTGGTATTTAATTTGCCCGATCTAGGCAAAACCCCAATCGCATTAGGGTCTGTCAATTCCCCTACTTTAAACGCTGCGACAAACGCTCATAATGCGGCATTAGCAACATCTGTAGCTTCTTTAAGCAATACTATTCCAGGTGTTAATATCATCCCTGTGGATATTAATTCGTTATTTAATAGGGCGATCGCTAATCCAGGGGAATTTGGTTTTAAAGATGTGACCACCTCTTGCGTAGTGTATAGAATCGTAACAAACGAAGTTTTGAAAACCTGTGATAATCCAAACGATTTTCTCTTCTTTGATGAAGTTCATCCCACTACAAATGCTCACAAGTTGGTAGCAGAAACAGCACTAGCTGCAATTAGAGCTAAGTCTGTACCCGAACCTTCGACAACTTTCGGTATGTTAGCACTTGGTGCTTTGGGTGCAGCAGCAATGTTCAAGTATAGACGCAAACAACTTGCCGCGACTCGCACTAAGTCAAATCCCTAG